The Natranaeroarchaeum aerophilus DNA window GCGATGGTCTTCCATCTCCCGAGGCTTGCCCAGGTCTTCCGGCGGAACGCCCTCGTCGAGCCAGTCGTGCATGCGGCGACCGTATTTCTGCTCCTGCATCCGCAGCAGCGACAGCGTCTGGGCGTCCTCGACCTCGACGCCGTAGTGATCCGTTGCTGCCTCAAGCGTCCGCGGCTGGGTGTCCGGTGCGCCGCCAGCCTGGTCCGTCACGTGCTGGTGGGCCTGGAACCCACTCGAGGACATCGCGTCCTCGTCGTTCGAGCGAGAGGTTTTGAAACCCATGTGTTGTGCTTGTCGGTTGTTTTTCACGTGTGTGCATATAATTATTGGCATCTGTGGATGTACAGAAGTCGGTGGGCGCCGTGGTATTCGGCAGTTCGACACCACACAGTGTCGCCGGGGAAGACCGCTCCCGGCCATCACTCCGCGGACCGATTCAGGAAAAGCGTGATCGCGTTCGAGTTCCGGCTACTGGTCGGGAACGACGTCCACGAGCGTTTCGACCGAATCAGCCGCTTCGCTGAGGGTGTCGTCGGCGTCGACGACGTCGATCAATGAAGCGTCTCCTTCCAGCGTTTCCTGGAGGGCCGAGACCGCCTGCAGGTACGTCTCGTGTGAACTCTCGGTCGCGACGCCATCGAGTTCGTCGCTGATCTCGATCGCTCGCTCAAGCACGTCGTCGAGCTGGACCCGATAGGCCGCCTCGGTCTCCTCCTCGTCGAAGACGTCGTCCGAGGACGAGAGTGCGACCTCGCGTGCGAGTCGGCTGCCCGCCCCGCTATGTGGTTCGAGCCGGTCACTGAGCGCGTTGAAAAAGCGCCGCCTGTCGTTGATCGTCTTCCGGAGCGTGTACCGGACGACCGTCCGGCGTTCCTCCGCCAGCGCATCGACGGTCGATTCGAGTTTGGCCATCCGTTCGTTGAGCGCCTCGACGTCGTCCGGCGGCGACTCCATCGGTTCGGTAACCGGCGTCTGGTGGGGATTATCGGTGTCCGTCAGGTGCGCCCCGAGCAGGCCGAACAGCAACTGTGGATCGTAGACGTACCGTGGCGACGGGGCGTCCGGATTTGCGCTCCAGCCCGTCGAGCCGGTCCGTTCGAATCCGCCCAGGTAGACGGCCGGGTCCCGGTCGGCGCTCACGTCCCGACGGTGGCGGTCGTGGTACTGGTCGACGAGCCGCCGACAGATGGTCTCCGGGGCGGCGTCGTCTTCGACGATGGCGTCGACGTCGGGCAGGATCGAGGACTCCTCCGGGGGCGACTCCCGGTGGGTGAGTTCGAAGCGCTCGACGAGGCGGTTCGGGACCGTCTCCCCGCTACCGTTGCTTTCGGGGACGGGGACCGGCTCGACGGCCGATTCGTCGTACTCCAGAAAGAGGTAGAGTTCGTCACCGTTTGCGGGTGGCAACGACGTCGTCGTCGGCTGGTCGACGACGATCGGTCGCCCGTAGCCGTCGAGGGCGAGCCCCGGTTCGATCGTCACCTCGAGCCCGTCGTCGGTGTCCGACGGCGAATCGACGCCGAGACCCCGGACGATCCCCGAGCCGAAGAGATGGCGGGCGAGCGTCTGCAGGCGCTCGGTGTGGTATTCCCGCTCGGATTCCATCACCTGGGGCGTCATCAGTTTGCCCTCGAAGAAGCGGTTTTTCGCAAACTGCGAGAGGTCCACGTCGTCGCCGGAGGGATCCCATTTATTCCCGCGCATTATACCTTACAAGTGGAACAGTTCGTGACGTAATAAAAAACACGGTTTCGATATTTCGACCGACGACAGTGAGCCATGTTCGCTCCCTGGTCCGGTTGCAGGCGATCGGGACGGCGGTTCAACTAGACCCTACAAGAATGAAAGAAAGTCGGACTGTTCATGAGTATTGAGATTCACGACTAACGTACACGAATGAAACTGCGAGTGAAGCCCCTCAAACAGAAGGACGCCGGGCGCGGACTTGCGGCGATCGATCGCACGGCGATGGCAGCACTGGGAATCGAGAACGGAGATCACGTCCGGGTCGAAGGGACGGATGGAAGCGGACTGGCACGGGTCTGGCCGGGATATCCGGAAGACGACGACCGCGAGGTCATCCGCATCGACGGCGAGATGCGCGCATCGATCGGCGTGGCAGTCGACGATCGGGTGACGGTCGAGACGGTGAACGCGAGCCCGGCTCGAGCGGTCACGATCGCACTCCCCGAGTCGCTACGGATCCGGGGCGACGTCGCGCCGATCATTCAACGGAAGCTGCGGGGGCGAGCAGTGCGGCCGGACCAGCAGGTGAAGATCTCGCTGGGCGTCGGTCCCAGCTCGTCGAGTACGGCCCAGCGACTGCCGTTTCGGATCGAGGAGACCGACCCCTCGGGACCGGTGGTCGTCACGGATTCGACCAGGATTCGAGTCGCCGAGGCGCCAGCAACCACGACCAGCGAGTCCGAAGCGGCCGAGGAGACAGCGGACAGTGAGTCGGAAACGGCGTCCTCGGGGCGCCAGCCCGGGATCGCCTACGAGGACATCGGCGGGCTAGACGACGAACTCGAGCAGGTCCGTGAAATGATCGAGTTGCCGATGCGGCATCCGGAACTGTTCCAGCAGCTTGGCATCGAACCGCCGAAAGGAGTGTTGCTCCACGGGCCGCCAGGCACTGGGAAGACGCTGATCGCGAAGGCTGTCGCGAACGAGATCGACGCGTACTTCACCGACATCTCGGGGCCGGAGATCATGTCGAAGTACTACGGCGAGTCCGAGGAACAGCTCCGGGATGTGTTCGAGGAAGCCGAGGAGAACGCCCCGGCGGTCGTCTTCATCGACGAGATCGATTCGATCGCTCCGCAACGTGGTGAAACCTCGGGAGACGTCGAGCGCCGCGTGGTCGCACAGCTCCTGTCGCTCCTCGACGGGCTCGACGGCCGTGGTGAGGTCGTCGTGATCGCAGCAACCAATCGCGTCAACGCCGTCGACCCGGCGTTGCGTCGTGGCGGTCGATTCGATCGGGAGATCGAGGTCGGCGTTCCGGACGCAACGGGTCGCCTCGAGATTCTGCAAGTACACACCCGTGAGATGCCGCTTGCCGACGACGTCGGGCTGGAGGACTACGCCGAGCGCACGCACGGGTTCGTCGGGGCGGACATTGAGCAGCTCGCCAAGGAAGGTGCGATGAACGCCCTCGCGCGGATCCGGCCGGAAATCGATCTCGAACGCGACGAGATAGACGCCGAGACGCTCGAGTCACTCCGGGTCAGGGAAGGGGACCTCGATACCGCGATCGGTGAGGTCCAGCCATCGGCGTTGCGGGAGGTATTCGTCGAGGTACCGACGGTCTCCTGGGACAGCGTCGGCGGCCTCGACGAAACGAAGCAACTGTTACGAGAGGCAATCCAGTGGCCACTCGAACACCCAGATATCTACGAGACGCTCGCGCTCGACGATTCGACCGGCTTGCTGTTGTACGGTCCGCCAGGGACGGGAAAGACCCTGCTGGCGAAGGCCATCGCACACGAGGCGCAAGCGAATTTCATCTCGGTAAAGGGCCCCGAGCTACTGAACAAGTACGTCGGCGAGAGCGAGAAGGGAGTCCGGGAGGTCTTCGAGAAGGCGCGTACGAACGCACCAGCCGTCGTTTTCTTCGACGAGATCGATGCCATCGCGGCGGAGCGCGGGAGCGCCGGCGGTACCGCCGGAGTGAGTGAACGCGTCGTCTCACAGCTATTGACGGAACTCGACGGACTGGAAACGCTCGAAGACGTGGTCGTCATCGCGACCAGCAACCGGCCGGACCGCATTGACTCGGCGTTGTTGCGCCCTGGTCGACTCGACACGCACGTCCACGTGCCGGTTCCGGACGAACAGGCCAGACTTGAGATCCTCCGCGTGCATGCCCAGCAACGACCGCTTGCCGACGACGTCACCCTCCCGGAACTCGCTGCCGACACCGAGGGATTCGTCGGTGCCGATCTCGAAGCGCTATGTCGGGAAGCGTCGCTGGAGGCTGCACGTGCGGCCATAAAGGCAGGTGACGACACCACGGATAACGACCACACGGATGAGGGGACGACAGCCGAGTCCGTCGAAGTCACGGCGACGAATTTCGAACATGCTGTGCAGACGGTCACGCCGAGTGTCGACGAGGCGACGCGCGCTCATTATACCGACCTAGAAGAGACGTTCGGCCAGCCGTCGATCGACGCTGACATGCAGTGACGTCGGTCAGTCGTCTCCGGCGGTGAGGTACGTCTCGCCACCGAGCTGCGTTTCGCCGAGAGCGAACGATTCGGTCCCCAGCGTCGTATTTCGTCCCAGAAAACTCGTCGGTCCGAGAACGAGGTCGTCCTCAAGGGAAAGCAGCGACGCGTCAACGTGGGCCGGCGTCTCCGTCTCGACGATGCGTTCGACCGCCTGCTCGTGATGCTGCTCGTCGAACGGGCCACAGAACACGACGAACGAGTGAGAGGTCGACAGCAGCGACCGATAGCTCTCGAGAGACGACCCATCGGAGAGCCCATCAAGATCGCCTGGTTCAAGGAAGAACAGCCGATGGCCGCTCTCGATGGTTGCATTGGCGTCCACGTCGGGAGATTCGGGGGTGGCGGTGTGACTTAGGTAGAGTTCGATCATTTCCCGGAGTCCTCGACGCGTCCCCCG harbors:
- a CDS encoding CDC48 family AAA ATPase; the protein is MKLRVKPLKQKDAGRGLAAIDRTAMAALGIENGDHVRVEGTDGSGLARVWPGYPEDDDREVIRIDGEMRASIGVAVDDRVTVETVNASPARAVTIALPESLRIRGDVAPIIQRKLRGRAVRPDQQVKISLGVGPSSSSTAQRLPFRIEETDPSGPVVVTDSTRIRVAEAPATTTSESEAAEETADSESETASSGRQPGIAYEDIGGLDDELEQVREMIELPMRHPELFQQLGIEPPKGVLLHGPPGTGKTLIAKAVANEIDAYFTDISGPEIMSKYYGESEEQLRDVFEEAEENAPAVVFIDEIDSIAPQRGETSGDVERRVVAQLLSLLDGLDGRGEVVVIAATNRVNAVDPALRRGGRFDREIEVGVPDATGRLEILQVHTREMPLADDVGLEDYAERTHGFVGADIEQLAKEGAMNALARIRPEIDLERDEIDAETLESLRVREGDLDTAIGEVQPSALREVFVEVPTVSWDSVGGLDETKQLLREAIQWPLEHPDIYETLALDDSTGLLLYGPPGTGKTLLAKAIAHEAQANFISVKGPELLNKYVGESEKGVREVFEKARTNAPAVVFFDEIDAIAAERGSAGGTAGVSERVVSQLLTELDGLETLEDVVVIATSNRPDRIDSALLRPGRLDTHVHVPVPDEQARLEILRVHAQQRPLADDVTLPELAADTEGFVGADLEALCREASLEAARAAIKAGDDTTDNDHTDEGTTAESVEVTATNFEHAVQTVTPSVDEATRAHYTDLEETFGQPSIDADMQ